CATCTGCAAGCTGGAAGGTCTTCGGCAGTGAAGATAGGTGCTGCAAGTGAATCGCTAAGCAGTTGCTTCTTTTACCTTCTAAGTACAGTCTAAGGCCAGTAACCAGCTTCTTCCCCACATCAACCTGCCATgtattgtgttaaaaaaataaatacaacagcAAGGTGCTGAGCATCATCCACTTTCCCTTATTATAGATATTTACTGCTCTCAGACTAAGTCAATCACAATGTAATGGTTACTAATGACAACATTGGATAGCTACTTTTACTTTGTAAACTGTGTCTTTTCCACTCTTGATCTTCAAGGTAAGACTGTGAGACAAGATTTATGATCGCTTTGAGATGTAATTACCTTCCAAGTGGTACTATGATCTCATATATGATGAATGACAATAGAATGGGCTTTGGTTTCTTCAATGAAGAGAATGAAAAACTTGAAAGCAAAATGCAAGGCCCtaacaaaagaaaggaaacaacAATCCCACAAAGCAAAACATGATGATGGTAAGAGCATTACTGGTGTTGTGTTAACATAAAGCTTAGGACCCATGAGGCTGAACTGCAAAGATGCGTTACTTTGTTGCTTCCTGTCAGGACCAAGGGCAAGCTCACCAAATACTGGTGCCCATTGCCTTGGAAGCTGAAACTCCAAAAACTGGTGTAATTCATCAAGTGGTGGTTTATCTGCACTCAGAAACAGGTCAAACCAAACAATAGGTAAGATTTAATAGCCAAAAAAATTCAGTGAGCGTGAAAATCCAacaaaagatttttaatttggctATCATTTTACAATATACAGCCAAATGCATGCCATCTAACCCATCCTTATTtgttgataatttaaataaacagTAGTTTCCTTTCAGCTTTGAAATGTGTTTCCTTTCATAGGAACACAATGAATGTGCACTATCAGATTCTCATCTTCACAAATTGCACTACATCAACATGCAAAGTCGAGAAGAAATTCCATGCTTACAACGGATATAGAGATTGATGGCATGGGTCAAAAATCCACTCCCATTGATTCCACTCAATAATGATGTGATTGGCACAAATGACATTGAGATAACATCAGGTTCGGTCTGAACAGTCTGACACCACTCCTTGTGTGGTAGGTTTTTATTTCCACCTTTGCGCTTGCTAATGAATTTAATGTGCtgcaaattaaacacaaatttgacaaaatctaacaTAAGGAATTCAGGTCATATGGAAGAAAAACGAGAGTCAACTAAACTAAAATAACAACCACTGCACAATCTGTAGggattaaaatcaaatttcagtATGCCAGTTGCGCATTGTTAGGAAACTAGGAATTTATTCACATTTTAAACAAGGGTACCTCTGTCTGGGAATAAGAACTAGATGGCAATTGGTCCATGAATGACAGCCCCTGCAGCTGGAGAACCTGGGAAGAAAAATGACCAAAGTAAGCTATGAAACATATCCACACGAGATTCTTGAATTTCATTCATGTCAAATTATGAGAGGGGGCATAGATAGATTGATTTTCTAACCTTTTCTCTGTCATAAAATTTATCAGAATTCATGGTACTCCTTCCACCATCTACAAACATTTTGTCAGCcatatcctttaattttttctgtACATCAACAGGTGGGAGAGGCGATGAATGTTGTTGCTTCATACATATCATGTCCTTTCCGCCCATTTTGATGCCAACAATAACATGCGTACCATACTTCTCaataaaactggaaagaaaCAGTGAAGTCAGAACAAAGTTATCAAGGATATACCAATTATCAGTGTAATAAGAAGCATAAAAGGTCAAAGAAATTTCATGTCTGTTTCAGTTGTACAAAGCATATAATCAATTATCAATGTAATACGTATCACTAACAGGGTTAAATTTCTACAAATGCAATACTCAGTCTATAACACAGATGCACACAACAATCAATACAACCAAAGTACATACACTCCAACAAGTAAGAACATGTCATAGTTGAATGGCAGAATCAAACTTTTTGGTAATTCTAATACAGCTATCCCATTGCAGATCCATTATTTATATAGGAAAGGTTAAAGAGGACCAATGCTGACAAGAGAGAGACATAAGAATACTAACATTTGTTTATTGAGTGCCTGTTGAGCTACAGATATATTAAACACTTAAGCATATGTGCTGATAACCATGCAACATTTTATCTTTCTTAACTTACGATTACAGACAGAACATAGCCAAGGTTTTCCTTCAGAAGTATCAAGTCTTATTTGTAAGATGTTACACAGAGCCTTATATATAGGAAACTATTGGTCTGCTAAACACCTTAAACTCCATTCCCTTCCTTAGATCAACAAAGCCAAGTAAATAATCCCGCCAACAAAAAGGAAATCTATTAAGATATGATCATAACAGACCATCAATGATCAACTCACATTCACTTCTGCTAACTTCATAGTCTACCAAACAAGTTAAATAAACTCCAATGCAAAGTGAAACTGGTGATAAAATCCCATGGCACTAATGAAATACATTAACAATAGGATTTCAATGACCCATCATTAGTTTCcatctcatattttaaaatacttgcATCTAAGTTCTTTCCaatgttttcaataaaattgcATTTCAGGTATTACCACCCTAATATACTGAATCACAGGATACCGCACCAAAGGATGATTGTTTTGTCATGAATTTTACATCCAAACATACAAAAACTTTGCCCAGTGTTGTGGCTGAAAAATTTAATCAGACCGCGAACACACTATGTTCTTGTTGTCACAAATATGCCAGCTTCAACCAATAATTGTAAAATTCCCTAGACTTACCATTCGGTGAATCAGTCTTGGTAAGATTTATGTGGTCAGAATTATTACAAGCTTAGATATGGTGTGAGAAAAACTTGAAATATGATCACAAGgtgaagaaaaaacaagcatCCTCTTCTGATCTAGATGCGGAGTGGCAATCAAATCAAAAGAGCTTTGAGGTTATATATGGAAACCTCATTGAGCTCTTTGAAGATATGTTTTAGAAGCCACAGAATCTCACCTTGCCAATGCAGCAGGTTCCCATGATGATGGTACAGCTTCTTTAACATGATCACATAGCACCACCTGTGACTTATCTAGTGCAATGCTGTAAAGAGTGATGTTAACGCCATCAAAAGCAAGGGCTTTAGTATTGGCAGCATCTTTCTGCCAAACTCCTGAAAATTCAAACGCAGAATTGAAATGGCCCGAAGGAATTTTTCCAGAAAGAGATAATTCCTGGTTGAACTGCTCTGACATCTGAAAGCAAAGGGAAAACACTGTGAACTGTTGAATCAAGCTACTTATATCTCTAACCAAACACCATTAtaatccattaaaaaacaatctatatCCTTGGTTGTATACTAAAGCATGAAACAATTTAATTTGCTCTTGATTGCAATGCGAATTTCATATCTACTTCCCAATTGATCCCATCTATATTCAATCACAGCAAACTCTACCCTCAGGGCAGTTTATTTGCACACAAAAAAGACGCCCCTTTCATTTCAACACGGCAGTTCAAATCAACAAACTTCCTCAAATTGGACTGTCCAAAtgaatttgaaactattttgaCTATAAGAAGAAGCAAAGAGATAAAAAGTTAATGGGATAACTTTATTGTAATCATAGGGCTTAATGAAGCATAGAACAATCTATtctaacacatttttttttcatcttcctTGAAGAAAAGTAGTTGATATTGCAAAATCAACCATAAACTCTCTTGGGCTCGTCACTCATAAGAGACAGCTAAAAGTGCAGCAAATtctttaaccttttcttttcttaaacaaACACAAAGACAGGTACTCGATCATACAAATTCCATCAATAGAACACAGACACAAAGACAGGAACTTAGACATGCAAATTCAACAAAGAGCACAAATAAAAGCGGACAGcaacataaacaaaaagaacaaagtAAAGGTGAATTCCTCTTACCTgttgaaaagaaagaacatcAGAACTAAACCTCAAACGCTCGCCTTTATCACATTTGATAGATTTAGGAACATCAGGAATAGAAAACCCACCAGGAATCACCATATTATGCACTTGTTTACCATCATCATTAATCACTATCAATCTTGGTGAGTTTTTCTTGCAATACTTAAGCCTTAAATCAAAACCCAGATCATATCCTAACCCAATTGCCTCTATTGCTTCTTCTGCAGCTTTTTTCGCACTCCTCATCCTCACAAGTCACAATCTCTCTCAAAAATTttagctttctttcttttttggctcAAACCCCATAAAAGATGAAGTCCTTTTGAGTCTTTCTTTTTGCTAATATTGCACTTCTTCTTGTTATTTAACGAAAGTTCTTGCATTTCAATGAATACCAAGGAGAAGAAGACGgtcaaagtttgattttttatgcgtttgatatttttgtttctcatttttttatttttgagtttgaGGTTAGGTGAAAGTGGCTGAAGATCAAGTCAAAGGTTTTGTGCTACTGCAGCCTGCTGCTTTGGTTCCTTCATTTTAATAGGAAAAGCAGAACCCATGTCATCATAGGCTGCtgctctattattttttatgtagacTTGTCTTGTTCCTTTTGCACCTTCTTTCTTGCCTTGCCtgccatttttttaatttggtcttaAATATTGGAACATTTTATCATACATACCAGCTAAGTGACCAGCAATGagggataaatatttttattttttataaaatattattttaaaaaaatataatccattaaaaaatttatatatatataattaaataaactaataattatatgcgctaataaataaataaataatcattaataatatctaaaaacaaattttaaaaaattgatgacagatgtaaatcaagatatttaatcttaaaaaataaaacattaaattgataaaataaaaaaaatattgggtctAACAAACTTGTCCGATCCAAGGTATTAGATTTGATAATCATGCCGAACCCAAACGTCTTGGGCACCCAAAGCACTTGGATCAAGTAGTCATATCAGACTCAATCCATGCCTAACCCAAAGTGCTTGGGTCATATAGTTATACCAGACCCAAGAACATGATTACTAGAATCAATTCTTGTTTGACCCATGACGCTTGGGTCTGACATAATTACATGACCCTAGCTTCTTGGATTCAGTGTGGCTGTTAAACCCAATTCATGCCTGTGGGTCTGGCAATCATGTCCGTCTATTTTATCTAGATTACGAACACTGTGGTGATCGGAAAATTAGAGTCTATATTCTTTAAATCAAATATCTGTTTTGCAATCTATTTTTCAACCAAACACACAtataaaacaccttaaaaaccTTGAAAACCTCATTATTAgcctaaaaaacctaaaacattGTTCCAAAAACTGAAttcaactcaaaataaaaaatcaatgtaagtctatatttgttttttcacgAATTTTTAATGtacaaaaacacctaatatgaaCTCCCCGCATCAAATGGAacaatttaacataaaattttttattttggtggcCTAAATCGGTGTTAATATTAAGTTTCTCTCTTTACTGTCGAAATCCGACGAcccctctctcctctcttaacTAGGgacctaaaaataacaaaaataaatttttgtattaaaataaaattgaagcaaTTTTGAAGGACcgtaattatataatttgtatgattttttaagttggaggatcaaaatgaaaaagaaattacaCAATGATAAATTTACAGTGAAAACCTCACGTGTGTATTTTAGTATATAAATGATATGTTTTTAACAGTTGGGATATCCTCACATATCTTTGGCTGATTCTCAATAAAATTCTAGACATATTcattagtattttaattttttttcctaaactaacttaattaaaagaaaaataattctcaaACCAGAGACCAGAGACCCGCAAATATCACAAGCACTAATTGTTTTTGGTTAcaatatgaaattatttatttattttttacttgaaatacatttggtccctcaatttttatatttagctaACTTTAGtttaattactattattattattatcttacatattttttttaaaaaataaacttaattttatttaagttgagtaaaaaaattatttattgttttgtttttcaaaagattattccattattttttagaagatcTCCAATTTTGATATACAAAACCTATATCCGAACTTACATATAAAAAGCTAATTACTATATGAAGTTTTCACAACTTCATAATTGTTCAAGATTGATGAACACGAGGAAGAATTTGCTGAGTGCCCATATGAGGAACGTGTTCCACTTGTCTGCCTTGGACAATTGTTTCGAACCTTCCAAGAGATACATATGCACACGTGCAAGCTTTTTTCCTAAAAGAAAACCATAGATTAGCCCCTAACCATTTTACTAATTGATAAATAGGTCCACGTATAATATacaatttcaattaagtcccttgCCTCTAGAGTTCCTCAATGAGATCTCTCATTTAATATCATCACTagctattaaaataaaaaatcattatcatttCATTGCATGCAATATGCACTTTAGGAAAAGATTAATGGATATGATTGAGGAATAGTAGCAAGTGGGAGGTTCaattgatataaatttttaggttgGAATCTTATTGAAAATTAGAAATACTTTGGGACTAATTtgagaattctttttttttttaatccttttagtTTCTCAATTTTTGAAGGTGATGTGGTGGGGGTGTTAGTGTTTGATGAGTTTCTAAAGATTCAAATCATTTCATATACTTAATTTTAATTCCTATAGATCGAATTCCATGAATATGAATTAGTAGTGTTGATCTCCATTTGCTGGCCACCTTTTATTTCAAGTTATAAAACGGCTCTTTATAATGGTCTATGTctcatattaaatttaaacatttgaatttgtatttatttatttatttattgtagaCTTGCATTTAGATTTATCATGTGaataattagaaataataatttaatctgAACTTAATAGATActtattcaatttgattcaaataaataagttttttttttatggttattttacTCGATGAGTAATGGATATGGTATACATATTATCGAACCAATCCGAAAcccaatccaaaatatatatttgcattatataaatatacatgtagaatatttatgttttttaattcaatatattatatgtatatCTCAATATTGACATGATgtgtataatatttatcatttaatatatatatatatatatatatagtttaaaaaatatattattattttattttatgttgaatattaaataacaatcgaataatatatatttatgtgtaTATTCAAATCCGAAAGATAAGatatatctaaatttattttaattgataaataatgaattaatttcATGGAAATAATGTTTCTAAGCAATCCCTTTAGCTTGTCCAATCATCCAAAGTGAGGCACCAAGCAGACTTGTAAGTGGTCTTGGCCAGCAATGAGCCCAACGGTGCCATTTGTCATTAAAGCTGATGTACATGCATTGTCAACTTGGgagattaaaaaagaagcaatCCTAATTAttccaaaaagaaattttaaaaattaaaatggaattaACTTATTCAACCTGTAATTAgtggcaagaaaaaaatttgataaactaattaaatcaagaaaataaaaattaattaaaaaaatcaaataaaaaaaaatcaattaaaccaattagaatattttaaaaaatatttggtttggtttgatttcggTTTCATAAGTCTGAAACCGAAAAACCTCAACCGAACCGAAGTAGTTTAGtcaaaaataaaccaaatcaaatagaaaaaccaaaccgaaactaATCCCATTAGAAAGTccaaaaaaagccaaaaaaacaatatagtttttgatttttaatataaaataaccgaaccgaaccgaatcgaaacCAGTCggttgtgttttgattttttatataaaataacattactgaaccaaaccaaaattgaaTGGTTGAACCcgatttcagttttattttttataaataaaaaccaaacaaaataaaaaataataactatgtGCTTAACACTAGATATTGAAATGAGTGGAGTTTTATAATTTCGGCATTAATGGGTTAATAATGGGCAATGAAGGTTGGTAGTGAGCATCACAGCTATAAGAAGCCCCAAGGCATGTGACTACGTGTGCCCTGTTTTTATGATATGATTATTACCACCTGCTCTGTTAGGAGAACAAAGATGGATTGGCAGGTAAGAGTTGCATTATAACAAACAGTTGATCTAACAAGTGACTGAAGGGATATATTACACATTCAGGCTGAATCGAAGCAAACGAAAGACTGGTGAATTTGCTTAAAGAACTATGGCCTGCATTCAGCCATCATTCTTCCATCAGAATATGATTAGACACTCTACTTGCTATTTGACATCCGGACAGTTTTAGGTCAACTCTGCAATGAAGAGGGTTAGTGCATTTAATCAAGTTGGTTGTGCAAGTTCCATGATTTCCAAGAAAGTTGActattaataatgtaaaaaaaaaaaaacatctctttCCACATATCATATTTCCCTTTCCCAGATGACATGTTTCATAATTGGCAGCGGCAGAGTTGTTTAGCTCTTACAGGAACATTGCATGAAAACTACCAATCGATGATGCTGCAAAAGACTGTACATTGGCAATAAAATAATCCTGTTGTCCATGGGTTCTCAGTTCTAAGCTTTTAATGTCAAAGAATGTCAAGACCGTTGTTGCGCTTCTAGTGAACTTGGTGGGGGCCGGGGATACAATTCGAGTACCGCTAAAAATACTGTATTTGATTTTGCAAAACTTGTTTAACTAATAAATGATGCCGACGAAGTTTTCCTGCTGAATAAGGAAGCTTTGCAGGTACAAATACTAAATGTATGTCAACTATAACCTAGCTATACTCAGTCAGAAATATCATCCCCATATATTCCGTTAGTGATATCCAGATCAGCAACAGGTTTACTCCTTACTTTTGACACTCTACCATAAGATTTCAAGGGTTTCCTGCCCTTCTCTGCCTGCAATTCCAACCCCTTTTCTGAAGGTTTTCGTTTTCTCTTCATGCGTGTCCCTCCTGTGTCCTCTGTAAGAGAATCCATTGCAGCATACGAGTTAGACACCACTTGACAAATAAATTAACACGGAACACTTTAGAGTCAGGTTGCTTAAAAGACTCGAATACCAAAAGCCTAGGAATTTAGGCATGATATCATCAGAATTCCATCTGCTAAAACTatacaatttcatttttcacATTGGAGATCAACTATCATACACAAACAGCATTTTCCTAGAAAGACAAGTATAGTGTGGTCTACAATTATTGACAAATCAGGCATGTGGAAAATGTTAAAGTTTTTAAGATAAATCTTGAATCCCAGTTCATGGTATGAAGTGAGAATATTAGCAAACCTCACAGCATGATCATTAGTTATAAGAAAATCACCACTTAAGaatctttaaaaatacatatggtGTTACCTTCAAGAGGACTTGATGCATGATTCATTGCTTGTCCATTCTGTCCAGCTTCTTCAGAAAGCGGTGATCCAGAGTTATTAGAATCCATCAACTTTGAAGAACTTCCCACACACTTGTCTTGTTGCTCAGGAACGTCAGGACATGGGGTAGCTGGCAAGAAACATATTTCTTCTTGAGACATATCTGAATCACTGAAAGCATCTTTCTCCACTGTTACAATATcaacttcatcatcttcattaatATCTGATTCTTTTACCTGCAAGCATACATATACTTTGAGAAACATAGAAACGGACAAAAGACTAGCTCAATCAGCCTTTTTGTGTTTACCTTTTCAGTTTCAGGTATCAAATCAAATTCATCTTCGCGTTCCACATACTCCTCATTCTCCTCTAGCTCTTTGAAGTCCGGGGCAAATGCACTCCAGTTCTCAGTATGGTCCTTAGCCCAAACATAAACCATGCCAGTCAAGGAAACAGAGACGATAATGGGGTGAACAGGATGCCATGCTAAATCAATCAATGCCTCTTTTGGACCTTCAAGGATTTTTACAAGATGCCCAACCCTATCCCATATGTAGATCTTGTGCTCTCCCTTGCTCGCAGAACCACCAATCACCCATTCCCCATCACCACTGAAACAAGGTGCTTTCCAGTGCACTTTGGTGATAGTATCCTGGAATTCCCGGAAAAGTGCTAAGCACTTTGATCCAACAGCCTTCATTTTCTCAACACCAGCTACCTCATCAACAGTCTTGTTCAGGTGCCCCAGCGCAGTGAGACCATCTTTCAGGGGAAGAAGATTTTCATATATCCTGATTGTCCGGTCATTTGAATTTGTGAGAAGATACTGACCATCTCTGCTGAACACTATGTTCTTGATAAcagcaccaccaggagtgggaACCATGGCACGCACTTGAATGCTTTTGTGATCTATTACAAGTATTTCTCCTTTAGAGTTTCCCACATAAACCAGATCCCCAAACTTGTTAAAGCATGCAGCAGTTGGGGTGTAAGGGGGACCATCAGAGGGTTTATTACGTGATGGGGGGGCAGGTCCACTGTCCGCATCAGGTACTGTAACTGGTAGCACAGTGGTGTTTCCTGTGTTAAAATCTACAATCATGGGAGCAGATGAAAGTGGGCATGTCAGGCAGAGAGATGGAGTAGAGGAACCAGGATGTAGCCGGGCTAGTAGTGGGGTGTGATGAAGAGTAATACGTGTAATCTTCTCTCCACTGACAACATCCCAAAGTATTAGTGATTTGTCAGCAGATGACACAAGAATACGATGACCATACTTCGACCAGCAGATACTTGTTATGGCAGCAATACAATCTTTATCCCGGAGCTCTTTTGCAACTCCCCTGGTCTCAAAGTCCCAAATAACACAACTTCCATCAGCACATCCAGCtggcaaagaaaacaaaagcaattaGGAAATCAGAATATCTTCAAACAATACTGACATATTTCTTTAAGTGGTGAAAAATGAAGAGCAATAAAAATAACCGAGGCCTTAAAGCACGGGCAGAAAGGAATGGTTTCCTTATCAAAGCATAAATCCAGGCTTGAATAAAATCAAGATGAAACACATATTTTCAAGGATTGCATAATGCATAGAACTCCTTTATTGACATTCTATCAGAATTCCACATGGATGGCTTTATCTATTGCAGGAATTCACCTTCTTCTTATGCTCAGCACCATTGACACGCACAACTATAACTAACATAAAATCCATGTGTACTACAGAACTTTATAGGCCATTACTGATAAATCCATGCCCACTACACCTCTTGGTGGAGGCCATTACTGATAAAGCCATTCTCGCTACACCTTTTGGTGGCTCCTTGTACCATGGCACATATAACATCCTTAGGACATAGCTGAAAAGTTGCTCATTTGAATGGTTTTTTCAAGGCTTTCAGGAAACTATTTGCAATAGGCTAGACACAAGTGAAGAGCCTAAAAGATTGAACTAATCTTAAGTGATTAACAGGGAGAGGCTTCACAGATAAAGACAATTGAGGTTCGCTCCAAATTATTAGACAATAATTCTTTCTAGTTTCTCCAATTCATGTATGGTATCCTAACTACAAAGCACTAATAATAACAATCAATTAACTACAAATTATACCACCTCTATTGCCATTCAAACCACTAAAACCATGCTCATCTAAGCCCACACAAAgaagattaataaaaacaagaCATCACTAACCATCTACCCTCGACAAAATCAAATAgttcattaaaaataacattaacatcAACAACAAAACTCATAAAACCCCAACATTAACACCTTGCGGCATTCTTGCCTGGAAATTTAATTCCTCTTATACACAAAACTCTACATTATCTCCaacaactaaataaataaaacaaaaaatttacacAAGCACAGTAGCAAAAACCCATCACGAAAACACCAAGAACAatcaaactaataaaaaacaatcaagaccCACAATAGCTTAGCAGTCTAGCTAACCACTACTACCTACATTACTCAAGCACATAAAGCTCTAATCACATACCAGCAAGAAGCGTGCCGCGGCGATTGAAAGCAATGCACTTCGTAACCCCATGATGCAAATACTCCTCTATTACCTCTGGAAAATCCCCTTGCAGTGGATCttttcgagaaaaaaaacccagaacATTAGCCAAAATTAGTACAGTAAAATACAATATTTCAGCACATAAACGAAAACCCAGAAATAAAATAAGccaaagaaaagcaaagagagagagagctgacCAATAATTGGTGCATTCATGGGTCTGTTGCTGAATTTTCCCTAATTCTTATGTTGCTGACAATAagcttaaaaagaaagaaacattggTTTgcgttttttaatctttctagTGTAGTGAGTAAGGATGAAAGTAGAGTCGGAGGAGGAGAATTGTGGCGTCGTGGCGGCGCGG
This genomic interval from Populus nigra chromosome 11, ddPopNigr1.1, whole genome shotgun sequence contains the following:
- the LOC133668368 gene encoding MACPF domain-containing protein At4g24290-like, with product MRSAKKAAEEAIEAIGLGYDLGFDLRLKYCKKNSPRLIVINDDGKQVHNMVIPGGFSIPDVPKSIKCDKGERLRFSSDVLSFQQMSEQFNQELSLSGKIPSGHFNSAFEFSGVWQKDAANTKALAFDGVNITLYSIALDKSQVVLCDHVKEAVPSSWEPAALASFIEKYGTHVIVGIKMGGKDMICMKQQHSSPLPPVDVQKKLKDMADKMFVDGGRSTMNSDKFYDREKVLQLQGLSFMDQLPSSSYSQTEHIKFISKRKGGNKNLPHKEWCQTVQTEPDVISMSFVPITSLLSGINGSGFLTHAINLYIRYKPPLDELHQFLEFQLPRQWAPVFGELALGPDRKQQSNASLQFSLMGPKLYVNTTPVDVGKKLVTGLRLYLEGKRSNCLAIHLQHLSSLPKTFQLADERGGNISDFSSDRRYYEKVKWKSFSHICTAPVESEDDLSIVTGAQFEVGESGLKKVLFLRLQFSRVIGTTTLRRSEWDGSPALNQKSGIMSTLISTRFSSAQKQPPPQPVVNINSAVYPGGPPVAAQTPKLLKFVDTTEMTRGPQDTPGYWAVSGAKLNVDKGKISLRVKYSLLPLVLPDDDVSIEM
- the LOC133706305 gene encoding protein RBL-like, whose amino-acid sequence is MNAPIIDPLQGDFPEVIEEYLHHGVTKCIAFNRRGTLLAAGCADGSCVIWDFETRGVAKELRDKDCIAAITSICWSKYGHRILVSSADKSLILWDVVSGEKITRITLHHTPLLARLHPGSSTPSLCLTCPLSSAPMIVDFNTGNTTVLPVTVPDADSGPAPPSRNKPSDGPPYTPTAACFNKFGDLVYVGNSKGEILVIDHKSIQVRAMVPTPGGAVIKNIVFSRDGQYLLTNSNDRTIRIYENLLPLKDGLTALGHLNKTVDEVAGVEKMKAVGSKCLALFREFQDTITKVHWKAPCFSGDGEWVIGGSASKGEHKIYIWDRVGHLVKILEGPKEALIDLAWHPVHPIIVSVSLTGMVYVWAKDHTENWSAFAPDFKELEENEEYVEREDEFDLIPETEKVKESDINEDDEVDIVTVEKDAFSDSDMSQEEICFLPATPCPDVPEQQDKCVGSSSKLMDSNNSGSPLSEEAGQNGQAMNHASSPLEEDTGGTRMKRKRKPSEKGLELQAEKGRKPLKSYGRVSKVRSKPVADLDITNGIYGDDISD